cttgatccaaGACGGGAGGGGAGAGAGAGGTAATATTGTTGGTAGATAAGGAGGAAGGTTGTCCATGCCATGTCTCAGATCAAGATCGTAATCGAATATTGGTGATTCAACATGATGATAAATATGACTAACTTGCATATGTGATCATGTTATAGGTAAATATAAGAAACCTTTCAACGCAGATAAAGTAGTATTCGGAAACGTATTTGAAAAACCTATAAGGGATAATTTACCTTGGGGAACAAGTATAGCAACGAAATTCATGTAGTAAGTAACAAGCATTTTCTTCACATGTGATCTTGGCTAATTATATAGCTTGATACTGTGATGCAGCTTTGTGGATCCTACggtagaagctgatatatatgcGGACAAACCTTGGGCTCTGTCGCCTGCTTTGGCTACGATGGCTCATCTTTCCCTTGGGGAAAAGAACGAGGGGCCGTATGTGGAAGAAAACAGTTtggaatggttgaaagaCCATGTAAAAGGTGGTGAGTGCGTTTGTCTATAGGATGAGGGTGTAAGATGTGAATGTCCACGTCGAGTAAGAGAGAGAGTCTGGCTTACAAAGGCTAAAGTAATGCTAACTTTGTATTTCTGCATCTGTATAGTCGACGATATACCAtcatatactgatgataaATCTCATATAAGCTCACGGAGAAAATGGTTGACGAAAGCTTCGAATAGACAATGTGtagaggttgatgaagggaCGGAAGTAGGTATGGAGTTCTGCAATGGATTATTGGGTGAGTCAAGGTATCCCGAGAGATTATCAAAGTCCAAAGGTACTCGTGAGGATGGATACGCATATTGCATCAAAGCGACGTAAAGATATTCCCATCCTGGCCTATAACTCATACTGAATTTCACTTCATACCTTCCGAAACGAGACATACATTAATACTTTATATGATACTGATCCTTTTGTTTTGGTGATAGATTTCAACACCCTCTCTGCGACTCTACCATACCCATTTACCCTCCAGATCCCCCTCCTTAAATACTGGGACGGTCAACCAGTCACTTACGTATGTCAAGATAAACCTACCTCGTACAAAGATCAATCGCCTGTAGGTGGAGAGAATAAGGTATATTGGAGTGTGGCgtttgagattgttgatgaagagattacgaaagagttgaaagagaagggtgGGAAGGTCGTTAGGCCTGGTGGtgttgaggaggaagaggaagaggaagaacgagagGAGGATAATAATGATATTGATTAACTTCAGATGTATGGTTGGGTAAGTTAGCATTTATATAGTGTTtgtagatatatagatatatctGACTGTTTACTCAATCCATGAGGGACAAGGTAGAGTAGTTCACTTGATAGTGTTTAGATGAGGGAGAGTTAGATCAATATGTATTTGTAGATTGTAGAACGCAGATTTCATGTCCATGTATCCCTCTTGAGTCGTAACGACTACATCTGCTTTTTCGAAACAGGACAGAAAAGAATTCAGTAAAGACAGGATATATAAGTGCTCGATGTACCCGCATTATAATTTTCTGCATGgcatgagaatgataatcatcaatttgatctttatcttgtctttctttcctACCTTCAATCCACACCTACGGAACCCgtatcatcaacctcttatAGTCAATCTGTCATCTAGCAAATATCCAatctcccattcccactcttccttcaccttcattctctgTCTTCCTTCCAGTTCCACCAACGAAAAGTTCTTCTGACCATATCCATCCCACAGATCCACCTACTCGCTCTTCCCCTCTCgctccttctctctctgaTACTTCCTAATCGCCCTCTTCCTAATATCCTTATGCATCTTATCAATCACCTTGATACCCGACACTTCACTCAGATAACCCGCAAATCCAACGGCGTAGTCCAAGAATGCATGAGTCCAGAAGGGAGTTCTTTCGTATGGTCTACCTTGCGCTCCTCGGGGTTGACCAAATGTGGATAAGACGGATTGAACGAAGTTTCGAGGGGTTGGGACGAGTGCGGATGATCGTCGGATCTTGGACATGTTTGAGACCTGAGAGTATAAGTTACTTTAGCAATGGGTAGCGAGATGCAAAAACTTAGTTTCATGAAATGTGATGTGTAGATATAGTACATAAGCAAGAAGGGGGTTGGTCGTCCTCGGCCGAACGATGTGGAGAtgtttctttgtttttgttaTACTCATGTGAATGTCAAGAATATCACACTTACAACGAACGCAGCCTGGACCAATTCCACCTCcacacctttcttctccacctccttaGCCAAAGCTTTCGTCCAAGTTGACAAAGCAGCTTTGGTTCCTGAATAAGTAGCCAAAAGAGGTGAAGGGATTCTACCTGACAATGAACCGATAGTCATAATTAACGATTTGGGTGAACCACGAGAGGATGATCGGGCGATCATAGATGGGATGACAGCTCGAGTAAGGAAGATTGTCCAGTTGATATTCTAAATTACGTGTCACTGTCAGCTCTGAATTTCGGAAGTAAAAAGTTCTAAGCGGAGTACTTACAGTTTCGATAATTTGAGTCATCTCTGTTCGGTCGGTCTCGGCGAATGGAACGGGCATAAGATGAGAAGCACCGACGTTATTGACTATTTTCCCATATTCATTTCGATAAGTCAGCAGTTTCGAGTTGGCAACAAAACCTCATGACTTACTTAGTACACCGAGATCATTCGATTTTGAGAATAATTCAATTTGAGTCAAAGCTTCGTCTCGTGCTGAGCCGGGAGTAGCGACGTCCACCACGAAGGATTTGGTTTCGACACCATATTTACTCTCTACCAGGGTGTGGCATGACATCAGCTCAGACCGGTTGTTTGAGATTGGGAACCTGGGAGAATGGGAAGCTGGCTTACCAAGTTCTTGAGCGACTTCATCCAATGCTGTTTTTCTCCTTCCTACCAATACGACATTGAATTTATTTTTGGCTAGTTGTCTGGCGAATTCCAGACCTATTCCACCTGTACATCCAGTTACCAATGCCCAAGTCTTCCCATCTCTCGCTTGGTATCTCATAACCTAATGGAATGATAGGGAGGTGTAAGCTGTTGGCGGGGGATAGAACACTGTGGGCTAGCTTACATTTTTACCTGGAAGAATTGTCAATTCGAGGATCAGTCTGAAGAATGATAAGGTGTATCTTAAAAGGAAGGCTGCTCCGACTGCAGAGAGGATCAATGCTGGAATAGGAACGTCGAGGACTATGATGGTATCGTCAGCTTGTGTTTGTCACATTGGGACTATGCGCCCGGACCACGCAGCTCACCTATGTCGTGTCCCAAGAAGTGGTAGGCTGGATGACCTGCGAGATGGCTGTGGACATGGATTGTATCTGCTACCATATTGGCTCACGGTTCGAAATGTAGCTGATCTTGATGGAagggcagaagaagaagaagaaggaggaggaagaggaggaaagttGGAACTGGAGAGTAGAATGTATAACTAGCTCTGTTCTTCGGGTATCGCGGTCTGTTGAACAACGTCGTGCGGTTACGTAACTCCACACACCCCGcattcttcagcttgttACCCCGCATCCGTTGTACTCATCAGAAGCAAGTTGGGTGAGACAGTGACAGTGACGGTGACAGTGACagtgtgatgatgatgatgacgatgatgatgattcgaatCCAGTCAGCTGTGCATGAGACACATATATAAGAGGTGAATCTCATTGATACATCAACAAACACGATGTGATacctgatctttctctttttctcaTCCCTCACACTGGTATCCAGTCCACATTATTCTGTTCTCATCTAGGATATACAGAAAACCCGTCTCACAATCCGACGCACGTACCTCTGCCTCCGACAACTGATTCACCTTTATCTCAACCCAACTCACACTTCGCACTCATGTCAACGAGGAACAAACGTGGtaatccttcatcttcctcttcatcatcctcatccaatcaaccttcttcttcaactaaACGAGTCACCCGTTCATCAGCCAAAGCACAACAACAaggtaattcatcttcctcttcgtcttcgaAGAAGGACAACCGAGAACCTTCTaccgcttcttcctctgatcatcccaaaaagaagaaaatcaagatgagcGTTCACCAGCCAATCGTCATTGATGACTCGGATGAAGAACTGGAAGATACATTCTTTTCCGGTGCTGAAGGGGAAGATTtagagattgatgatgatattcaagCTGCCATTGATGCTTCTTTAAAAGATCAGTCGGTGGCTAGAGCGAAGCAAGTGGGTCTACCTTCCCCTGCCCTTACTGAGGAAGTGTCTTTCGGAAGGGCGGGATGGAAGCGGGATTATGGGTTGTGCAGGACGAAATGGGGAGTACAGGGAGAAGTGGAAGGGTATGCGgggatgaatgggatgatcaaaggtatgTCTAATGACAGACAGAATATGAAGCTGACGTTAGCATTGAATCATCTCTAGACTTCAAAAGTGGCGAATCAGATGATTCAGTATTTTATAAATTAGAATACGAAGATATAGACGGACGAGGATTCAAGCTCAATTTGAACTTGATTTTTCAAGGTATGTGCTATATACCATACTGTTTTCTCACTCTTCTCACGTGCTTCtctcccattcttctccttctcgttccattcccttctttcctctccctccttaCTCCTCCACAGATCCCTTTCCTACTCGTCTCGTTAACTAAATGTGACAAATATTCTCCCGTTAAACAGATCTCAAATCCTATCCTGCATCATACAACCTCGTCCTATTCTCCCATGACTCTCTTCCGAAAAGAGCCGAAGCCACCTTTTCCCGCTTCTCCGAAATATACGATCTCGAGATACCTCTCCTGCTAGAGAAGCTTCTAGCCTCCCTCCAGGGCGATGACGAGGCGACAGGAGGGATACCCGGAGACTTTGACGAAGGTGaaatggaggaggatgaggagatgatagatggGGCGGACCCCTGGGCTGAAGATCTCGGAAGAGGGTTCGAAACTGCTAAAGGGTCTGATGGGGATCTTGGACCTGGATGGATACAGCTGAAAGAGTGAGTCCATGATCGCCCTTCATCCCGGGCACAAAGCTAATCACACATTCATTCTACATAGTCATTTCGAGCAAGCACAAAAGTGGGGTTATCGACCAGGACTAACCAGAGTGTCGGATTTCTGGGTTGTGTCGTACTCGATACCCCTCAAGAACCTTCTTATTGATCCGAACGTTCTCAGCATGTGGGACGATGGCTTAGTGGACgcttggaagaaagatcaaaggttgatattgatgatgggaACCGATACATATCCTCCACATTTGGATAAGATGAAATATTGGTTAGGGTTTCATCCCAATTGTGAGTCTATAGTATCATCATATCGACTTGTGCTCATGTCATGATCAGATAAACCACCTCTCGATGTAATGGTTTCTACTACGAGAGGACACGGCATGCCAGGATTCTACCTCTCTGCACCGATTTTGAACTACCTCAAGTCGTTCGGAAGATGCTACAAACTTCGAACAGCCTTCGGATTGAATTGGTCTACGGCAGATAGGATAGGTATGGACGAAGAAGCATCTCGTCAAGTGTTTCAGTACGATCAAATCCCCAAAtgcaggtaaagaagatgaggatgatcctgTTGTTAAAGGGTTTGAGAGAAATATTCCCCTTAGTTATCTGTCTTTACGGTTGGAAGCCTTACTGCTTGGTAAGCTGGAAAAGCTCACGGATATCCGAAAGAGAAAAAGCTAATGATGCGATGGGCAGAACTGCGGTCTCGAAGTCAAACTTCATCTCTCCGACTATGTTTGCGACAAACCCCTTTGCATCTACGGTTTCATGAGCTTAGGGTTAGGTCCCTCTGTCGAATATACCATTATGACCCACCCAGCAGTCGTCGATGTGCTTTTATCATTCGCCCATTGTGCAGCTGCTTCCGGGGCACAAACGAGGATGGAACTACCTTTACATCTACAGTAGGTCAAACGAACCCCCATTTCACTTGAGGTCGATCACTGACATCCATTGCAGTATCGAAGTTCCACCCGATACTACGAGAGGACACGGCATTTCTACCTCTCTGCACCGATTTTGAACTACCTCAAGTCGTTCGGAAGATGCTACAAACTTCGAACAGCCTTCGGATTGAATTGGTCTACGGCAGATAGGATAGGTATGGACGAAGAAGCATCTCGTCAAGTGTTTCAGTACGATCAAATCCCCAAAAAtgcaggtaaagaagatgaggatgatcctgTTGTTAAAGGGTTTGAGAGAAATATTCCCTTAGTTACGTTCAATTGGGTCTTACGAAGGTTTATGGAAGCTCCGAAATACTGCTTGGTAAGCTGGAAAAGCTCACGGATATCCGAAAGAGAAAAAGCTAATGATGCGATGGGCAGAACTGCGGTCTCGAAGTCAAACTTCCATCTCTCCGACCCTATGTTTGCGACAAACCCCTTTGCATCTACGGTTTCATGAGCTTAGGGTTAGGTCCCTCTGTCGAATATACCATTATGACCCACCCAGCAGTCGTCGATGTGCTTTTATCATTCGCCCATTGTGCAGCTGCTTCCGGGGCACAAACGAGGATGGAACTACCTTTACATCTACAGTAGGTCAAACGAACCCCCATTTCACTTGAGGTCGATCACTGACATCCATTGCAGTATCGAAGTTCCACCCGAGTTCGGTATCGCCCATTCTCAACTCCTAGATGAGTTACCCGATCTCGATCAGCGTCGAGCTTTAGCATGGCTCATCCAGCAACTACCAAAAGTATCCGAGATCAAGGCTCACCTCGAACGTGGTGGAAAGTTGAAATCGATCGATGCGCCCTCAGGATCGATAGGAGTCTTGAGATGGGTCGTAGGGTCGTGTAGAGCCTATCTGAAAGAGACAAAACCCGGTGAAGGGGTACAGGATATAAGCTCGGCCTCAACGACCACTCCGACGCAAGTCACCTACGGAAGCATGGGAGGAGATTTAAAACAGTTCACATTCGTTGTTGGATCGCCTGAGCAGGAGAGTAATTTCAAGAATGAGATTGAGCTggcgaagaaggagaataaGAATTGTAAGACCTACCCCACGCTCCTAGCGTTTCATGGTGAGTTCGCTTTTCCTTCCAACCTTTGTGTCTGATTTGTAATATGAGAGGAAATTAACGGTAAAAGTTGGAAAATACTTTTATCAGGTTCCGCAGCTGAAAGATGGCATAATATCCTACGAACTGGATTGGATTTCTCGGAGACTATCAATGGAAGGGTGAGTCCATATACTAAATTCACCGTTCACCAGTGACGATTGGGATCATATTCATTCCGTAACTTCGTATTTTACGCTAACCTGTCTGAATCAAGGCATACGGAAACGGTGTCTATTTCGCTTCTAATTCGGGAACCTCTATGGGAGGGTATGCAAGAGCAACGGTTCACGTTAGGGAGAATGCAGATTTTAAGTTGTCGAAAGCTACCGCACTGGTCGAGCTAGGTAAGTTTAATATGCTTCTCTCCTTTCGTTAGTCTGCTCCCTGGAATCCCATTCAAAGTTCTCCTCTCCTTTGTTCACTTTATCCATCTATGGGCCCACATGCAATCGCTCTGAGCTTTTCATGGCAGGAACCGGAGCTCATACTTCCTGTTCCAGTCAACGTACCTCACACCTTCGtctcctctcatccattcTACGTTGGTGAGTGAACTTCCAAGtgttcttccttcctcacGCTGCCTATCTCATAAGTTGTATGCTTTATTCCAGTCAACAACGTGAAACAGATCAaacctttccttctcctcgtcCAAGGGAACGAAACAATGGAAACATCTGAAGAGGCGGAAGAAGAACGGGCCAAAAATGCCAAATCTGCCAAAGGAGCATTGTTTGTTCATGATCCCATGCTCAGAACCAAACCGACCCTGAACAGTAATCAGCCTTTGGCAGTTGTAAGTGTTTATAGGGTCTTCCAAGTTATACAACATATAGTAGCTGAAGAACAATGATCGTGGCACACAACAGATGATGCCCGAAAAGCTTACTCGAACGTCATACATCGATGACGAACCAGACGATAAAACCGACTATGATATTTtcaatccacctcctccacctcccaaGCCCCAAAATACCTTCAAACCTTCACCACAAAGTCGATATGCCAGAATGGAAAGCTTGCCTCCTCCTACTGAGACCAGTGTGGTAGCAAGTAAGGCTTTAGGAAAAGAGTTAAAAGCTGTCGTGAAGGCTCAGGAGGAAGGTGGATTGCCGTTCTGGGTCAATCCGGATGTTGAGAGGTAGGTCGCTCTTGTTAGTGTGTCGCTTACGTGTAAAATGCTGATGCGAATGATGTGCTGTATTTCAGTCTGTATTGCTGGACACTCGAGCTGCACACTTTCCCGCCCGACTCACATCTGTacaaagagatgaagaagcatAACATCTCATCTATCATCGCTGAGCTTCGATTTCCCGCTTCTTTCCCCCACTCGCCACCGTTCATGCGAATTGTCCATCCTAGGTTGATGCCGTTCATgtatggtggaggagggaataTAACAGGGGGTGGAAGCGTGTGTAATGAGTTGATGACGGGGACAGGGTGGAATCCTGCTTTTTGTACGGAAGCTGTTGTCAGGGAGGTTATGGTGAGTTCGATTCCCCTTCTTACACAATGTCAGACCCTCACTATGTTCTGAGACTTCTTCTCCATACGATTTAACAACTTTGGGATTGAAGAGGGTTCCGATGGGATTGagtgatactgatgatgatttattGATGTTACAGACAAACATGACGGAAGCTACTCCTCCCGCTCGACTCGATCCACGAAATTGGAATTCACCCTACACGATGAGAGAGGCTGTAGAAGCTTATAAAAGAGTGGCTAAACAACATGTCAGTTGCACATATCTGGGTTTTCTGTCggaatgatcagctgacgaCCTGATGACATTGTAGAATTGGGAGATCCCGAAAGATTTCGATAGGTTGACGGTGTGATCGAAAACACCATGACCTATTCGACCCCTTACCAGAGGAGCCTCaaccatatatatataatgaCACAGCCTAAAGAAGGACACGAAATAAATCGAAAATGTAATGAACACCATGAGATCCAATTAACAACTattacgattacgattacgaAGACGAGCGACCATCCCCActatttgtatatatatggtaGATGCTTATAGCGAGACCCAACAAGTGACTTTTTCCATGTATCATAGAGATACAGATCATATTATGTGTTAGCCGTTTAGTCAGAAACCTCCTGTATGTATGTTATCATTTCTATGCGTACCGAGTACTCCAGGTTTGGCAGGGGATGAAGGAAGTTAGCAAGAACCTTTCGAGGAATTTAGGCGCGTTGCGGAGGAACACAAATTAGGCATGTGCTTTCTCCAGTCAAATCCATTTTGGCAGAGACTCGTTCGAAGAGGTTCATCGTACAgtattcctcttcatctgctttTCCTCTTGAACAATACCATACTCTCTTACAACAAGCTAGTTCATTCATTGCCTGATACACAGAACGATCCGAATCGCTCCTACCACCCAGATTTATACACCTACCAGAACCAAAATCACCGAAAGGGACGTGAAAACTAATCCGAGAAACGCATAGAACAAAGAATACAATTTAATCAGTCAAGATGGGTAAATATTATTGTGATTATTGTGATATGTAAGTGATCGTATAATCACCTTGTGGGACCGGATCTGTACCCTCGATAGAGAGAATAGAAGAGATCATGGTATAGTGTAGTGACTCTCTCGTGGTGTGCATCGGGAGAGACAGGGAGAGATGAAATaatcctccttcctcctccttcacatCAGGTGGATGTTACCTACTACGATATGATGTGCTAACCACTGTATATATGATAGTTATCTCACGCACGATTCGATGAACGCCCGTAAAGCCCACAACACGGGACGAAACCACGTAGCCAACGTTCGAGATTATTTCGCTGGATTGAACCATGATAAAGCTCAGAATATAATCGATCAAATTATCAGTCAGCATGAATCGGGAGGTGGGAGacagcagatgatgatggcgcCTAGTATGAGGCTGGGCGCGGGGTTCTTGAATCCTATGACTACGCAACAGGGTGAGTGTCAGGTTAAGGGATGGGATAAGGATATCTGTACACTTCGGTGGTGAAGAGTGCTGGCTAGATGAGTTGTAGCAGGTCAGCAGTTGGATAGACATCATTGCTGTGattgaagaaaagaaaagtaagGATTGAGGGAGATTGAATATAATCATTCTGCGGGAATGAGACATGTCATTACATCGTTTTCCAGTAGTTGACATAAATATCCAAAGCTCATAATCGCTAACACCCCTTTCCATCCTACAGGATACCCTCCCTCGTCACCATCCCAatcaccattcccaccatcaACCGGCGCACCACCATTCCGacctcctttcccacctaACGGCAATATGCCACCCTTTGCACCCTCCGCCGGATCAGGAACACCCCCACCCTTCCGTCCCCCTCCTACAGGTATCGGAGCAGGTGCACCACCTTTCCCCCCTACCGGAGTGAACGGTTATGGTGGACCACCACCGACTAATGGAATGCCATTCAGACCACCACCTGCATCTAACAGTCCTAATGGATTTGCCAGTCCGCCTGGCGCAGGAGCAGCTGCAGCCGCAGCACCACCCTCATTCACTCAGGCGAGTCAACCGCCCGCTGGGGCTGCGCCGGGGATACATCCTgatagattgagaatgatgggGAGTCGATAAGTGGGATCCGAATGTAGAGATGGGACTCAGGtgataaatcagcttgatcctATGTTTGATCATCGGGTGGATAGGTGGAGGGAGATTgtggttttttttttcggAGGAGTGAATGGATATTGAAGAAAATGAGTGAGATCAATATATCTATTCAAACACAAATCATATTGTCTATATATCCGAAATTATCAGGTCATTTTAGAGATGTATTATTTCCCATATACCATACACGTTAGGAATTTACTACTGCAGTATGGTGGATGTCCATGTGATGAATTATTAGATATACATTCTATTTCTAGTGTTCTATCTGACACAACAATCCCTTTACGATCCGATAATCCAATGTAGCTATCGTATATAGTTGTCAATTGTACTATTCATCACCTCCGtcctcttccacatccaGATCCATCCCCTCATACTTCTTACCTCTGCCACCTGCTCTTCCTTTCAACTCCCTCCATTTCCTATTAACTTCATCTGGCGTTTCACCTCTCGGTCTATTCTCCAATTTCTTGTAATTCATACCTATAATCACCTCACCTCCTCCTACAGGATAGATAATCTgatctttcttatccttcttcgccGGCGTACCATACACTTCTTGTAACTTCCTTAATGATCCATTAACTTGCCAACTTCTCAAATCGGCTTCTTGACTTGCGCCCAAAAGCTGCCTTTCAAATCCTTCTCTACCTCCCATCGCACATGCATataattcttctttcctctggTCGGTAAGTGATTTGTAAGGTCCATCATAGCCTCCAAACCTCCAATCTagtataccttcttcatacCCGCATTCATGTAATGTCAGAGGTAAGGGATCTCCCATCGTGTAAATAGGTTTAGAAGGATATTTCTCAACATCTAATAAATCTTTTACTATTGCCGGTTTTTCTAGTTTGGATCCGATGAGGAATAAGATAGCTATTATGTGTCTTACTTGATGCCATAAAAATGCTGTACCGACTAAATTGAATATTATCCTGTCTCCATTGGTTTGAGGGTCGGTTTCGAAATATGCTTTGAGAACTGTACGTTTATGATTTTTGATCTGTTTCGATCCATCTAATTTACAGAAATTCCTATGATCATTCTCCCCTATCAGATACCCAGCACCTTCCGACATTAACCCTAAGTCTAGTGAAGGAGTGGTGGGAGTTGGTCGAAGGTGGAAAGCATATTTGTAATGTCTGTAAGAACATGAGAACCTAGAATCGAATTCTTGATTGAGAGGTGACCATGCTAAGACTCTGATGGAAGGTGGGAGAACGGAATTTAGTAATTTGGGATATGGGAATTCTAAGATTGGTCCAGAAGGGGATTTGACTGTATCGTAtgcttctttcttcttgttctttttcTTATCATTCTTGTCACCTGTTTCTGTATCGACATGTTCTTCCGTTGGTTGTGGTTTCACTTTAACCTCTTTAGGATCTCTGGCATCTTTCCAACCCACTTCATAAGGCAATTgttcaccaccatcatccctcttcctcgaGCTTCTAACCCAGAGGTTAACCACCTGCCCATGTCCACTCACACCTCTATCAGTCCTACCGCACCTTGAATAACCACACCCTTCTAGCCCTTGTCCCTCTTCGATAAGTTTAGTCTTTTCCAACGCTTTGAGTAATTCCGATTCGACAGTATCAACAGCTGGTTTACCGCCTATGGGAGGTTGGAGAGCTAATCCGCAATATGGCCAACCGTAATATGAAATCATCAGGGCGATATGTCGGGTAGGATGCgaatggaaggagaagggttTGTCGGATTTCTTCAGGACTTTGCGTTCGTGTTTACGAAGGGGTTTACCATTTTCACCCAACACTGGTGTaggtgttgatgaggaggaagctgaggcTGAAGCTGTTGGTGCTATCGGGACATTTATTGGTTGCACCTCATTctgagatgggatggttgAAGCCTTTGACCGAGCTGCATTTTCGAGATACTCGATCTTGGCTATCAATTCTTCCTTTGACAGGTTCGCTAAATGCGCCATTCTTCTGTTGTACCTTCTAGTCAGGAGGGCAAGAGTGAGTCGCATATAGCGAAGGACgagagggtgatgagggGAAGCGCCTGCTAATATGGATATCGATGGTGATAATCGAACAACCTATAGTTgtctttcaacttttttcCTTAGCTCTCTGGGTCTTAGCGCTGTTAACACGGTGATCGCCGCTACACCCTGCCCGCTGTCTGTGCTCTGTGCggagggaaagagggtaGATAATGACCGATCAATTGCATATAAGCTCAGCAAGATAATCGGTATGCATGAGTACGACTACATAGGAAGCATGCATGGTGCACTCAGGCCTCTTTTGGGAGGCAGATCTGGAAGGGTTGAGCTTGACTGCGAAAGAATGGGAGATAACGAGGAGATTTTAACCTATTTTACCTGAAAGAGCTTTCTATCGGAATTTAAGGTTTATGATTTTGTTATGATGTCAACATTAAAGCGTAAATGGGAGTGGGTGTGGACAGCTGATATCGCTCTGTTCTCTCTTATACATCAAGCTtgtgaatatatatataacatcatTTTCAATCTCTGCAAAGTATCGCCACCCCCTCCGTCTCGCTCTCTGTACTGCTTGCTATCTACCGGAATAGATAGATCGTAGAGAAGTttatatcaagatcgatgaCAGTCGATACTCCCTTATCTAACGGGCATACCGTCAATGCCAAGTCCACCGAGTCAGATGGTACGAACGGACAGGAACCAATCTTGACTCCTATCATAGCCAAACAGGTGAAAGTCCAGCCGAAAGAAGAGCCCACGGTGGAGAAGACATCGTTATGGAATTATCtattcttcttgttgatcttgacGGTCTTACCGGTTTATCTATCTAAATT
The nucleotide sequence above comes from Kwoniella europaea PYCC6329 chromosome 1, complete sequence. Encoded proteins:
- a CDS encoding tRNA pseudouridine(38-40) synthase, whose amino-acid sequence is MAHLANLSKEELIAKIEYLENAARSKASTIPSQNEVQPINVPIAPTASASASSSSTPTPVLGENGKPLRKHERKVLKKSDKPFSFHSHPTRHIALMISYYGWPYCGLALQPPIGGKPAVDTVESELLKALEKTKLIEEGQGLEGCGYSRCGRTDRGVSGHGQVVNLWVRSSRKRDDGGEQLPYEVGWKDARDPKEVKVKPQPTEEHVDTETGDKNDKKKNKKKEAYDTVKSPSGPILEFPYPKLLNSVLPPSIRVLAWSPLNQEFDSRFSCSYRHYKYAFHLRPTPTTPSLDLGLMSEGAGYLIGENDHRNFCKLDGSKQIKNHKRTVLKAYFETDPQTNGDRIIFNLVGTAFLWHQVRHIIAILFLIGSKLEKPAIVKDLLDVEKYPSKPIYTMGDPLPLTLHECGYEEGILDWRFGGYDGPYKSLTDQRKEELYACAMGGREGFERQLLGASQEADLRSWQVNGSLRKLQEVYGTPAKKDKKDQIIYPVGGGEVIIGMNYKKLENRPRGETPDEVNRKWRELKGRAGGRGKKYEGMDLDVEEDGGDE
- a CDS encoding long-chain 3-oxoacyl-CoA reductase — its product is MVADTIHVHSHLAGHPAYHFLGHDIVLDVPIPALILSAVGAAFLLRYTLSFFRLILELTILPGKNVMRYQARDGKTWALVTGCTGGIGLEFARQLAKNKFNVVLVGRRKTALDEVAQELESKYGVETKSFVVDVATPGSARDEALTQIELFSKSNDLGVLINNVGASHLMPVPFAETDRTEMTQIIETNINWTIFLTRAVIPSMIARSSSRGSPKSLIMTIGSLSGRIPSPLLATYSGTKAALSTWTKALAKEVEKKGVEVELVQAAFVVSNMSKIRRSSALVPTPRNFVQSVLSTFGQPRGAQGRPYERTPFWTHAFLDYAVGFAGYLSEVSGIKVIDKMHKDIRKRAIRKYQREKEREGKSE